In a single window of the Bacillales bacterium genome:
- a CDS encoding TIGR01457 family HAD-type hydrolase — MKRYDGYLLDLDGTIYRGNERIEEAAAFVEGLRNGGIPYMYVTNNSSLLPEQAAEKLNRLGLPTEPRQVMTSAMATARTLAEEKRHESVYVIGEAGVKEALREHKFRLVNEKADVVVVGIDREITYDKLAGACLELQRGADFYSTNPDVAFPSERGLVPGNGSLTVLLETASGRKATYVGKPEPAIIEHALEVMGTDRTRTLMVGDNYDTDILAGMRAGLDTLLVHTGVTTKKALARYEKMPTYTADSLEQWMPSP, encoded by the coding sequence ATGAAACGATACGACGGGTATTTGCTCGATTTGGACGGCACCATTTATCGCGGCAACGAAAGGATCGAGGAAGCAGCAGCGTTCGTGGAAGGATTGCGAAACGGCGGCATTCCTTACATGTACGTGACGAACAATTCATCGCTGTTGCCGGAGCAAGCGGCCGAGAAACTGAACCGGCTCGGCTTGCCGACGGAACCGCGGCAAGTGATGACGTCGGCGATGGCGACCGCTCGCACGTTGGCGGAAGAAAAGCGTCACGAGTCGGTATACGTGATCGGTGAAGCAGGCGTAAAAGAAGCGTTGCGGGAACACAAGTTTCGTTTAGTGAACGAAAAAGCCGATGTGGTTGTTGTCGGCATTGACCGGGAGATCACGTACGACAAACTTGCCGGAGCCTGTCTTGAGTTGCAACGCGGAGCGGATTTTTACTCGACGAATCCGGATGTCGCCTTTCCGTCCGAGCGCGGACTTGTGCCGGGCAATGGATCGTTGACCGTCCTGCTCGAAACGGCAAGCGGGAGGAAAGCGACCTACGTCGGCAAACCGGAACCGGCTATCATTGAACACGCGCTGGAAGTGATGGGAACCGACAGGACACGGACATTGATGGTCGGCGACAACTATGATACGGACATTTTGGCAGGAATGCGCGCGGGTCTCGATACGCTGCTGGTGCATACGGGCGTGACGACGAAAAAAGCCCT